In Phocoena phocoena chromosome 8, mPhoPho1.1, whole genome shotgun sequence, the following are encoded in one genomic region:
- the TAF1D gene encoding TATA box-binding protein-associated factor RNA polymerase I subunit D — protein sequence MDSINYVTASDSAVEIENQSDNSSSGSSLFKTQHVPIPPKRRQRNPIRKFVHTPESTQARDSSSDSSVEPRPLTLKAIFERFKKKKRKKRKYKPTGRSRGRPKGRRNTRSSQINKKQFKDKGPGFPFLESENGRKPLPWRKILTFEQAVARGFFNYLEKLKYEYHLKESLKQMNVGEDLEKEDFDSRRYRYLDDDGSISPIEESAAEEEIATNLEHDECDIKLVEDNYFIISSEIPKKKNVYLEQEEYTEEAALPKKTASKSKKHWTEDRMA from the exons ATGGATTCTATCAACTATGTAACGGCATCTGACTCAGCTGTGGAAATTGAGAATCAAAG TGATAACTCTTCCTCTGGTAGCAGCTTATTTAAAACTCAGCATGTTCCTATCCCACCTAAAAGGAGGCAAAGAAACCCTATTAGAAAATTTGTTCACACACCTGAAAGTACTCAAGCAAGAGATTCATCTAGTGACTCATCTGTAGAGCCAAGACCATTGACTTTAAAAGCTATTTTTGAaagattcaaaaaaaagaaacgtaAAAAGAGGAAATACAAGCCAACGGGAAGATCAAGGGGAAGAccaaaaggaaggagaaacacTAGAAGctcacaaataaataagaaacaatttAAAGACAAAGGACCTGGCTTCCCATTTTTAGAatcagaaaatggaagaaaaccaTTACCTTGGAGAAAAATTTTAACCTTTGAG CAAGCAGTGGCAAGAGGATTTTTTAACTACCTTGAAAAACTGAAGTATGAATACCATCTCAAGGAAtccttgaaacaaatgaatgtTGGTGaagatttagaaaaagaagacttTGATAGTCGTAGATACAGATACTTGGATGATGATGGATCTATCTCTCCTATTGAAGAGTCAGC AGCAGAGGAGGAGATTGCAACAAATCTTGAACATGATGAATGTGATATTAAATTGGTG GAGgataattatttcataataagCTCTGAAATACCAaagaagaagaatgtatatttggAACAAGAGGAATATACTGAAGAAGCTGCATTGCCTAAAAAGACAGCATCAAAATCCAAAAAACACTGGACAGAGGACAGAATGGCCTGA